The Tenacibaculum jejuense genome includes a window with the following:
- a CDS encoding cellulase family glycosylhydrolase, whose product MEKIIQKLIVLLCLCLGVIVTGQEQNWLSVSGNKLFDSRGQEVRLTGVNWFGFETQNYFPHGIWTRDMKSVLQQIKDLGFNTIRVPWCNEMLDPGATIDIPSYGSDAYTGISPMNEEETNITSPIELLDVFVQWCQDNDMKIVLDNHSRAADGFLNEAFWYTTEYSEERWINDWIFMAERYKNFSAVVGMDLNNEPHGSSWGNSNPLTDWNKAAERCGNAILNVNPNVLIIVEGVGEFEGNSYWWGGQLMGARQYPIQLTDQTKLMYSAHEYGPEVSQQDWFETPDFPQNMPGIWEENYGYLYDNETSPLFIGEFGIKEQDAFGGIAYTWFTEFVNFMGPRYSWTFWSMNPNSGDTGGILQDDWSSVNQWKLDVLTPHLAPFIPNIINGNGGGNTAPVASVTANITTGVAPVTIQFDGSNSSDIDGDALTYSWDFNDGNSAIGVTTSHEFTQAGEYNVVLTVSDGNLQDTATIIISVSSDTPPSGCEFNTPLNTALSSVNKTYNHVFVLGNGPDLSNVNDITINWDLTNNGLWQFSMNTNNGSPSWWLDLLPKITQNFNQTQPEITITNSGFTDLDGTYWVALDDGNLVLVSKLKGFTIYCSTTDVKPNCDDVPAINVQVAPNPVSNEFIITSTENLNGTTVRILGYSGGVLLEEKIETDTNSKVFNSSKLKQGVYFLQLQHGKSITVKKVIKGF is encoded by the coding sequence ATGGAAAAAATTATACAAAAACTAATAGTGCTGTTATGCCTGTGTTTAGGTGTAATAGTAACAGGACAAGAGCAGAATTGGTTATCTGTTTCAGGAAATAAATTATTTGATTCAAGAGGTCAAGAAGTGCGATTAACTGGAGTAAACTGGTTTGGTTTTGAAACACAAAACTATTTTCCTCACGGAATCTGGACACGCGATATGAAAAGTGTTTTACAACAAATAAAAGATTTAGGTTTTAATACCATTCGTGTGCCTTGGTGTAACGAAATGTTAGATCCAGGAGCTACAATCGATATTCCTTCATACGGTTCCGATGCATACACAGGCATATCCCCAATGAATGAAGAAGAAACGAACATAACAAGTCCAATAGAGTTGTTAGATGTGTTCGTGCAATGGTGTCAAGATAATGACATGAAAATCGTATTAGATAATCATTCTAGAGCAGCAGATGGGTTCTTAAATGAAGCATTTTGGTATACAACAGAGTATTCTGAAGAACGTTGGATCAATGACTGGATTTTTATGGCAGAACGTTACAAGAATTTTTCTGCTGTAGTAGGAATGGATTTAAATAACGAACCTCATGGGTCAAGTTGGGGAAATAGCAATCCTTTAACAGATTGGAATAAAGCTGCAGAACGATGTGGAAATGCAATTTTAAATGTAAATCCAAATGTATTAATAATCGTGGAAGGAGTTGGCGAATTCGAAGGAAACTCATATTGGTGGGGCGGACAATTAATGGGAGCAAGACAATATCCTATTCAATTAACAGATCAAACTAAATTAATGTATTCTGCTCATGAATATGGACCAGAAGTTTCACAACAAGATTGGTTTGAAACACCAGATTTCCCTCAAAATATGCCAGGTATTTGGGAAGAAAATTATGGGTATTTATATGATAATGAAACTTCTCCATTATTTATTGGAGAGTTTGGTATCAAAGAGCAAGATGCTTTTGGTGGAATAGCTTACACTTGGTTTACAGAGTTTGTAAATTTTATGGGGCCTCGTTACTCTTGGACTTTTTGGAGTATGAATCCAAATTCAGGTGATACGGGAGGAATTTTACAAGATGATTGGTCTTCTGTAAATCAATGGAAGTTAGATGTACTAACACCACATTTAGCACCATTTATTCCAAATATTATTAATGGAAATGGAGGCGGAAATACAGCTCCTGTAGCAAGTGTAACAGCTAATATAACAACAGGAGTTGCTCCAGTAACAATTCAGTTTGATGGATCAAACTCATCTGATATTGATGGAGATGCATTAACATATTCATGGGATTTTAATGATGGAAATTCAGCAATTGGAGTAACTACGAGTCATGAATTTACCCAAGCAGGAGAATATAATGTAGTTTTAACTGTAAGTGATGGAAATTTACAAGACACAGCAACAATAATTATTTCAGTTTCTAGTGATACACCTCCATCAGGATGTGAATTTAATACACCTTTAAATACCGCTTTATCCTCTGTAAACAAAACGTATAATCATGTATTTGTTCTTGGAAATGGACCAGATTTAAGTAACGTAAATGATATCACAATTAATTGGGATTTAACTAATAATGGTTTATGGCAATTTTCTATGAATACCAATAACGGTTCTCCTTCTTGGTGGTTAGATTTGTTACCTAAAATCACACAGAATTTTAATCAGACACAACCAGAAATTACAATTACAAATTCAGGTTTTACAGATTTAGACGGAACTTATTGGGTAGCTTTAGATGATGGGAACTTAGTGTTGGTTTCGAAGTTAAAAGGTTTTACAATTTATTGTAGTACTACAGATGTCAAACCGAATTGCGATGATGTGCCAGCTATAAATGTGCAAGTTGCACCTAATCCTGTTTCTAATGAATTTATAATTACTTCAACAGAAAATCTTAATGGAACAACGGTAAGAATATTAGGATATTCAGGAGGAGTACTGCTTGAAGAAAAAATAGAAACAGATACAAACAGTAAAGTATTTAACTCTAGTAAACTAAAACAAGGTGTTTATTTTCTTCAATTACAACATGGAAAATCAATTACAGTCAAAAAAGTAATTAAAGGGTTTTAA
- a CDS encoding glycoside hydrolase family 48 protein, with protein MKLRMFYVLIMLCFLPFSSKAQYNYGEALQKSLLFYETQQSGVLPDWNRISWRSNAGVNDGKDVGLDLTGGWHDAGDHVKFGFPMAFSVTALNWGFLEYKAGYDAVNQTEIFKRNIKWVTDYFIKCHPSPNEFYAQVADSKSQDHNFWMAPEMVDVHPQYGQRKSYKLSPSAPGTEVACETAAALASASIIFKDSDPAYSATLLQHAKELYEFGDTYRGLYNEDGGIPATGTYSSGGYQDELTWGALWLYKATGDVTYLQKAEAEYTLPDFLWSLVWDDKSYGNMVLLSMITGKSNYKADAERHLDFWQQGGGINYSPGGQAHLTQWGSSRHAMNASLTALIYSDNVATPKKNQYYQFAVNQINYILGDNPNNRSLVTGFGVNPPTKPHHRGQHASWTRSSAVPVESRHTLWGALMGGPMAANDVFVEDRDDFQANEVATDYNACYQGVLAKMVIDFGGTELANFPQPETPGLEFINEVRINNDQNKSTEVAIWLNNRSAWPARVPSSLKARYFIDISEGVAEGLTASDYVVNGRGAGIINPSLQAWDAANNIYYAEVEVSQDRMPFPGGQGEYRSEIQVRVSLPNSASASAWDPTNDFSYAGLNNTLKIVQNVPIYVDGELAGGQEPNGGDTPTASFTATPESGVAPLEVQFNASASSDPNGDALTYSWDFGNGTTSTLVNPKVTFTGIDNYVVTLTVSDGTNTSSPVTKTIEVSDGNIAPVAEFTATPETGIAPVTVSFDASASSDENGDTLSYSWDFGDGTSGTGVTVSHDYTTVGDYTVKLTVSDGSKTGTKSTVINVTDGSPVAAFTSSVDSGVVPFDVTFDASSSVNPKGGALTYNWSFGNGLSATGVTSATTYSTPDQYTVTLTVTNADGESDSVTQTIVATDGNTSCGFGTPTANALPTIHKQFNHIFVLGNGGPNLDNVSNFTINWDLPNNGLYQFSMLTNNGVPSWWNDFKPKVTQNFGQANPEVTITNSGFQNLDGSYWATVDNGNFVLASKTGGFTIYFSETDQVPNCNSATLTTTTTTDALAVNECAFNTPVANALPSVQRQYNHIFVLGNGGPSLDNVSNFTINWDLPNNGLYQFSMLTNNGIPSWWNDLKPKVSQNFNSAQPEVTITNSGFSGLDGSYWATMDADNFVLVSKAGDFTIYFSTTDTAPNCGDGSGNTDPVADFTASPISGEAPLTVTFDASASSDADGDTLGYSWDFNDSNSGSGVTIQNTFTAKGNYSVVLTVNDGNGGTATKTVVIRVSDPVVIVDPGPTGNEYLDRFNEMRAKFYAPENGYFSADGSPHHSIESLIVEAPDHGHESTSELYSYWLWLEVMNARINGDWGSIGTVWDRIEEFIIPTQADQPTNAAYNPSSPAAYAPEFALPSGYPAPLEFSAPVGVDPVSAELTAAYGPEVYQMHWLLDNDNFYGYGNRGDGVSTPSYINTFQRGEQESVYETIPHPSWEGFDWGGPDGYLPLFTIDQNYSRQWRYTSATDADARAVQAMYWAQVYAKEQNVSLNLLDLDKATKMGDYLRIGMFDKYFKPLGVQSDVSGAGTGYDSAHYLMSWYISWGGAVDTSAPWAFRISSSHCHFGYQNPVAAYAMSQVNEMKPGTPTGARDWGVSLQRQLEFYTWLQSKEGGIAGGATNSWNGDYSTYPAGKSTFYDMAYDDNPVYEDPGSGTWFGWQAWSMERIAEYYYITNDTMAKNLMDKWANWVKNVVVLIGEDDFDIPATLEWTGEPDTWNPDNPGSNDGLSVTVTDYGKDLGVAASMAKALIYYAAATEKYETLDTASRDLAKEVLDRMWRTYRDDKGVAAPESRGDFTRIFEQEVYVPNGFTGTMPNGDVIEPGVTFLDIRSNYRNDPDFARLEEAYNSGQEYTQRYHRSWAQIEVALANAEYGFFFGGATTAARTKPTQMSVGVGPNPASDLINVSVFNTKDNVELRLIDLSGRVITSKTLESQQNRTTISVNGLPTGVYILETKDVSANIVSRKKIIVK; from the coding sequence ATGAAACTACGAATGTTTTATGTATTAATTATGTTGTGTTTTTTACCCTTTAGCTCAAAAGCACAATATAATTACGGAGAGGCTTTACAAAAGTCATTATTATTTTATGAGACACAACAGTCCGGTGTCTTACCAGATTGGAACAGAATCAGTTGGCGATCAAACGCAGGTGTCAACGATGGAAAAGATGTAGGGTTAGATTTAACTGGTGGATGGCATGATGCTGGAGATCACGTAAAATTTGGTTTTCCTATGGCGTTTTCAGTAACAGCATTAAATTGGGGGTTTTTAGAATATAAAGCTGGATATGATGCTGTAAATCAAACTGAAATTTTTAAAAGAAATATAAAGTGGGTAACAGATTATTTTATTAAATGTCACCCAAGTCCAAATGAATTTTACGCTCAGGTTGCTGATAGTAAATCTCAAGATCATAACTTTTGGATGGCTCCAGAAATGGTAGACGTTCATCCGCAATATGGTCAGCGTAAATCGTATAAATTATCACCTTCTGCTCCAGGTACGGAAGTTGCTTGTGAAACTGCAGCAGCTTTAGCCTCAGCGAGTATAATCTTTAAAGATAGTGATCCGGCTTACAGTGCAACCTTATTACAGCATGCAAAAGAATTATATGAGTTCGGAGATACTTACAGAGGTTTATACAATGAAGATGGTGGAATTCCTGCTACAGGAACATATTCTTCTGGAGGTTATCAAGATGAGTTAACTTGGGGAGCATTATGGTTATATAAAGCTACTGGAGATGTAACTTATTTACAAAAAGCTGAAGCAGAATACACATTACCAGATTTTCTTTGGAGTTTAGTATGGGATGATAAATCGTATGGAAATATGGTTTTATTATCAATGATTACAGGAAAAAGTAATTATAAAGCAGATGCAGAAAGACATTTAGATTTCTGGCAACAAGGAGGAGGAATTAATTATTCTCCAGGAGGACAAGCACATTTAACACAATGGGGTTCTTCTCGTCATGCTATGAATGCATCTTTAACTGCATTAATTTATAGCGACAATGTTGCTACTCCAAAAAAGAACCAGTATTATCAATTTGCAGTAAATCAGATCAATTATATTTTAGGTGATAATCCTAACAATAGAAGTCTAGTTACTGGTTTTGGAGTAAATCCTCCTACAAAACCGCATCATAGAGGTCAGCATGCAAGTTGGACAAGAAGTTCTGCTGTACCAGTAGAATCTAGACATACATTATGGGGAGCTTTAATGGGCGGACCAATGGCTGCGAATGATGTTTTTGTTGAAGATAGAGATGATTTTCAAGCTAATGAAGTAGCAACAGATTACAATGCTTGTTATCAAGGAGTATTAGCGAAAATGGTTATTGACTTCGGAGGAACAGAATTAGCAAATTTCCCACAGCCAGAAACTCCAGGTTTAGAGTTTATTAATGAAGTAAGAATTAATAACGATCAAAATAAATCTACTGAGGTTGCAATATGGTTAAATAACCGTTCTGCATGGCCAGCACGAGTTCCAAGCTCATTAAAAGCACGATATTTTATTGATATTTCTGAAGGAGTTGCTGAAGGATTAACTGCTAGTGATTATGTTGTAAATGGAAGAGGAGCAGGAATAATCAATCCTAGCTTACAAGCTTGGGATGCTGCAAATAACATTTATTATGCTGAAGTAGAAGTTAGTCAAGATCGTATGCCTTTTCCAGGAGGACAAGGAGAATATAGAAGTGAAATTCAAGTACGAGTTTCTTTACCGAATAGCGCAAGTGCTTCAGCTTGGGATCCTACAAATGACTTTTCGTATGCAGGATTAAATAATACACTTAAAATTGTACAAAATGTGCCTATTTATGTTGATGGAGAGTTAGCTGGAGGACAAGAGCCAAATGGTGGAGATACACCAACAGCTTCATTTACAGCAACACCAGAATCTGGAGTTGCGCCTCTAGAAGTACAATTCAATGCCTCAGCTTCTTCAGATCCTAATGGAGATGCATTAACGTACAGTTGGGATTTTGGAAATGGAACAACTTCAACATTAGTAAATCCTAAAGTTACATTTACAGGAATAGATAATTATGTGGTTACTTTAACTGTAAGTGATGGTACAAATACATCTTCGCCAGTAACTAAAACGATAGAGGTTTCAGATGGAAATATAGCTCCAGTTGCTGAATTTACTGCAACGCCAGAAACAGGAATAGCTCCAGTAACAGTAAGTTTTGATGCTTCTGCTTCTTCAGATGAAAATGGAGATACATTAAGTTACAGTTGGGACTTTGGAGATGGAACGTCTGGAACAGGAGTTACAGTTAGTCACGATTATACAACTGTTGGAGATTATACTGTAAAATTAACTGTAAGCGATGGAAGTAAAACAGGAACAAAATCTACAGTAATTAACGTAACTGATGGAAGTCCAGTAGCTGCTTTTACTTCTAGTGTAGATAGCGGAGTAGTTCCTTTTGATGTAACTTTTGATGCTTCATCATCTGTAAATCCTAAAGGAGGTGCATTAACTTACAACTGGAGTTTTGGTAATGGATTATCAGCTACAGGAGTTACTAGTGCAACAACTTATAGTACGCCAGATCAATATACAGTTACTTTAACAGTTACAAATGCTGATGGAGAATCAGATTCAGTAACTCAAACTATTGTAGCAACAGATGGAAATACTTCTTGTGGTTTTGGTACACCAACCGCAAATGCATTACCAACAATTCATAAACAATTCAATCATATTTTTGTTTTAGGAAACGGTGGACCAAATTTAGATAATGTATCTAATTTTACAATCAATTGGGATTTACCAAATAACGGATTGTATCAATTCTCGATGCTAACTAATAATGGAGTTCCTTCTTGGTGGAATGACTTTAAACCTAAAGTTACACAAAACTTTGGTCAAGCAAATCCAGAAGTAACAATTACTAATTCAGGATTCCAAAATTTAGATGGTTCGTATTGGGCAACTGTAGATAATGGAAATTTTGTTTTAGCTTCTAAAACAGGAGGATTTACAATTTATTTTAGCGAGACAGATCAAGTGCCAAATTGTAACTCTGCAACATTAACTACTACTACAACTACAGATGCGTTAGCAGTTAATGAATGTGCATTTAACACACCAGTAGCAAATGCTTTACCTTCAGTACAAAGACAGTATAATCATATTTTTGTTTTAGGAAACGGTGGGCCAAGTTTAGATAATGTATCTAATTTTACAATCAATTGGGATTTACCAAATAATGGATTGTATCAATTTTCGATGCTAACTAACAATGGAATACCTTCTTGGTGGAATGATTTAAAACCAAAAGTTTCTCAGAATTTTAATTCTGCACAACCAGAGGTTACAATCACAAACTCAGGTTTCTCAGGTCTAGATGGTTCGTATTGGGCTACTATGGATGCTGATAACTTCGTGTTAGTATCAAAAGCAGGAGATTTTACAATTTATTTCAGTACTACAGATACAGCGCCAAATTGTGGTGATGGATCAGGAAATACAGATCCAGTAGCAGATTTTACTGCAAGTCCTATTTCAGGTGAAGCACCTTTAACGGTAACTTTCGATGCTTCTGCTTCTTCAGATGCAGATGGAGATACATTAGGATATAGCTGGGATTTTAACGATAGTAATTCTGGTTCAGGAGTTACAATTCAAAACACATTTACAGCTAAAGGAAATTACAGTGTAGTATTAACTGTAAATGATGGAAATGGAGGAACTGCAACAAAAACAGTTGTAATAAGAGTTTCAGATCCTGTAGTTATTGTAGATCCGGGTCCAACTGGAAATGAATATTTAGATCGTTTCAATGAAATGAGAGCTAAATTTTACGCACCAGAAAATGGATATTTTAGTGCAGATGGATCTCCGCATCATTCTATTGAATCATTAATTGTTGAAGCTCCAGATCATGGACATGAGTCAACAAGTGAATTATATTCATACTGGTTATGGTTAGAAGTAATGAATGCTAGAATCAATGGAGACTGGGGTTCAATTGGAACAGTTTGGGATAGAATTGAAGAGTTTATCATTCCAACTCAGGCAGATCAACCTACAAATGCCGCTTATAATCCTTCGAGTCCTGCTGCATATGCTCCAGAGTTTGCATTACCTAGCGGTTATCCTGCTCCATTAGAATTTTCAGCTCCAGTAGGTGTTGATCCAGTATCAGCAGAATTAACTGCGGCTTATGGACCAGAAGTTTATCAAATGCACTGGTTATTAGATAATGATAATTTCTATGGATACGGAAATAGAGGAGATGGAGTAAGTACACCTTCTTACATTAATACATTCCAAAGAGGAGAACAAGAATCTGTTTATGAAACAATTCCACATCCATCTTGGGAAGGATTTGATTGGGGAGGACCTGACGGATATTTACCATTATTCACTATAGATCAAAACTATTCGAGACAGTGGAGATATACAAGTGCAACTGATGCAGATGCAAGAGCTGTTCAAGCTATGTATTGGGCGCAAGTTTATGCTAAAGAACAAAATGTTAGTTTAAATCTTTTAGACTTAGATAAAGCGACTAAAATGGGAGATTACCTAAGAATAGGAATGTTCGATAAGTATTTTAAACCTTTAGGAGTACAAAGTGATGTGTCTGGAGCCGGTACAGGTTACGATAGTGCACATTATTTAATGTCTTGGTATATTTCATGGGGTGGAGCTGTAGATACTTCTGCACCTTGGGCGTTTAGAATTAGTTCTAGTCACTGTCACTTCGGATATCAAAATCCAGTAGCAGCTTATGCAATGTCGCAAGTAAATGAAATGAAACCAGGAACTCCAACAGGAGCAAGAGACTGGGGAGTAAGTTTACAACGTCAGTTAGAATTCTATACTTGGTTACAATCTAAAGAAGGTGGAATTGCAGGTGGTGCAACGAATAGTTGGAATGGAGATTATAGCACATATCCAGCAGGAAAATCTACATTCTATGATATGGCTTACGATGATAATCCAGTATACGAAGATCCAGGAAGTGGAACTTGGTTTGGATGGCAAGCATGGTCTATGGAGCGTATTGCTGAGTATTACTATATCACTAATGATACTATGGCGAAAAACTTAATGGACAAATGGGCGAATTGGGTGAAAAATGTTGTAGTATTAATTGGAGAAGATGATTTTGATATTCCAGCTACTTTAGAGTGGACAGGTGAACCAGATACTTGGAACCCTGATAATCCTGGTTCTAACGACGGATTAAGTGTTACTGTAACAGATTATGGTAAAGATTTAGGTGTTGCTGCTTCTATGGCTAAAGCTCTAATCTACTATGCTGCTGCTACAGAAAAGTATGAAACTCTAGATACAGCTTCTCGCGATTTAGCTAAAGAAGTATTAGATAGAATGTGGAGAACATATAGAGATGATAAAGGAGTAGCAGCTCCAGAAAGTAGAGGTGATTTTACACGTATTTTTGAGCAAGAAGTTTATGTGCCAAACGGATTCACAGGAACAATGCCAAATGGAGATGTAATTGAACCAGGTGTAACTTTCTTAGATATCAGATCAAACTATAGAAATGATCCAGATTTTGCAAGATTAGAGGAAGCTTACAATAGCGGGCAAGAATATACGCAACGTTACCACAGAAGTTGGGCGCAAATCGAAGTTGCTTTAGCAAATGCAGAATACGGTTTCTTCTTTGGAGGAGCAACAACTGCTGCTAGAACAAAACCAACACAAATGTCTGTTGGAGTTGGCCCTAATCCAGCTTCAGACTTAATAAATGTTTCGGTTTTCAATACGAAAGATAATGTAGAACTAAGATTGATAGATTTATCAGGAAGAGTTATTACAAGTAAAACTTTAGAAAGCCAACAAAATAGAACAACAATTTCAGTGAACGGATTACCAACAGGAGTTTATATTTTAGAAACTAAAGATGTATCTGCAAACATCGTTTCTAGAAAAAAGATTATTGTGAAGTAA
- a CDS encoding cellulose binding domain-containing protein — protein sequence MKSLFLKALASAMVLLLSSLYSNAQTNKNTSGFVYAEGDKFMLNGQPFYISGANVYDFFTYGSSSGDIETQFMDKERIDAHMRRLYVNGIRVIRIWGFSHEEWHGFEPEKGVYSEAQFSLFDYIVKSAEANGIKLIIALENYWNDYGGIKDRLKWEGIEVEGAGTHDQGQFFTNASAIQGYKDYVEYFITRVNHYDGVAYKDDPTILAWELMNEPRYQGFGDDLTSDVLRAWVDDMGAFIKNIDSNHLLGTGLEAHGLKYGFGGDEGNDFIKIHESPYIDFTSAHPYIRESWSNFTLDETMALVCQWADESHDMIKKPLYIGEFNVERIERSEWWEEIYGFIEKKKIGGSAFWWFPDDRTPRDKFAVFEGDVELDIYKRHAQKMEEMSGGEVIYLSLMSPKSGDVYVSGSSVKIATNLINASNSVAKVAFYADGVLLGEDTTAPFEFEANLPDGNHVITSIATGVNGNTKTSSGRTIQVGGEGVVELEYKNASIATVTNIIKPHFRIKNNASTPVNYEDLSIRYWFNSDDDQDINFFTDYAKIGSSNVNGKFVTVSGDSKYLEITFDAAAGSLGSDENSGRIEGKFANQTWSDMNQANDYSYNATQNDFAVWNRVTLYLNGKLISGIEPSGDINQAPIAVISATPISGNEPLSVTLDATGSSDPEGDVLTYEWDLGNGVTATDAIFTYEFTQSGAYEVTLRVSDGTSTSVAKETITVNSTEVVASFTADQLQGVAPLTVNFDASASSDPTGNSLTYTWDFGDTTTATGIIVAKTYDTPGDYLVTLTVDNGIVSPVSISKTIKVTEEVTNASLMVEYTDGGRANASDNMVNPHLRIVNNGDQAVDLSMLTVRYWFTSEDNNNLNFWCDWAQLGSSFVNGTFGVANGMDYLELSFETSAGSIASSGNTGPIQARFSKTNWSPFNELNDYSYDATATSYSANDKITLYSNGTLVWGTEPTSAITAQSNEDIMLSKATLYPNPAVDQVTIKMDENLNDLTIKILNLSGLPVVNSSSKNLRVDGLADGLYIVEITNPKTQRIVRKRLIIKR from the coding sequence ATGAAAAGCTTATTCTTAAAAGCTTTAGCATCTGCTATGGTGCTACTTTTAAGTTCATTATATAGTAACGCACAAACCAATAAAAATACTTCAGGTTTTGTGTATGCAGAAGGAGACAAATTCATGTTAAATGGGCAACCATTTTATATTTCAGGAGCGAATGTATATGATTTCTTTACTTATGGATCTTCTAGTGGAGATATAGAAACTCAATTTATGGATAAAGAGCGTATCGATGCTCATATGAGAAGATTATATGTAAACGGAATTCGAGTAATACGAATTTGGGGATTTAGTCATGAAGAATGGCATGGATTTGAACCAGAAAAAGGAGTGTATAGCGAAGCTCAATTTTCGTTATTCGATTACATTGTTAAGTCTGCAGAAGCTAACGGAATTAAACTCATTATTGCGCTAGAAAATTATTGGAATGACTATGGAGGAATTAAAGATCGATTGAAATGGGAAGGTATAGAAGTAGAAGGAGCTGGAACTCACGATCAAGGACAATTCTTTACCAATGCTTCAGCAATTCAAGGATATAAAGACTACGTAGAATATTTTATCACAAGAGTAAATCATTACGACGGAGTTGCTTACAAAGATGATCCAACGATTTTAGCTTGGGAGTTAATGAACGAACCAAGATATCAAGGTTTTGGAGATGATTTAACTTCAGATGTTTTAAGAGCTTGGGTAGATGATATGGGAGCTTTTATAAAAAATATAGATTCAAATCATTTACTAGGAACAGGTTTAGAAGCTCACGGATTAAAATATGGTTTTGGAGGAGACGAAGGAAATGATTTTATTAAAATTCATGAATCTCCATATATCGACTTTACTTCAGCGCATCCATACATTAGAGAAAGTTGGTCAAATTTCACTTTAGATGAAACCATGGCTTTAGTTTGTCAATGGGCAGATGAATCTCATGATATGATTAAAAAGCCGTTGTACATTGGAGAGTTTAATGTAGAACGAATAGAAAGAAGTGAATGGTGGGAAGAAATCTATGGATTTATAGAGAAAAAGAAAATAGGAGGAAGTGCATTTTGGTGGTTTCCAGATGATCGTACTCCAAGAGATAAATTTGCTGTTTTTGAAGGCGATGTCGAGTTAGATATTTACAAACGTCACGCACAAAAAATGGAAGAAATGTCTGGTGGAGAAGTGATTTATTTATCGCTAATGTCACCTAAATCAGGAGATGTTTATGTGTCTGGAAGTTCAGTGAAAATAGCAACAAATCTTATCAATGCATCTAACTCTGTAGCTAAAGTAGCTTTTTATGCAGATGGTGTTTTGTTAGGAGAAGATACAACTGCTCCTTTTGAATTTGAAGCGAATTTACCAGACGGAAATCATGTAATTACTTCTATCGCAACAGGTGTAAACGGTAACACAAAAACTTCATCAGGAAGAACAATTCAAGTAGGAGGAGAAGGTGTTGTAGAATTAGAATATAAAAATGCTTCAATTGCTACAGTAACAAACATTATTAAACCACATTTCAGAATTAAAAATAATGCATCAACTCCAGTAAATTATGAAGATTTAAGCATTCGTTATTGGTTTAATTCAGATGATGATCAAGACATAAATTTCTTTACAGATTATGCTAAAATTGGTTCAAGTAATGTAAATGGAAAGTTTGTAACTGTTTCTGGAGATTCTAAGTATTTAGAAATTACATTCGATGCTGCTGCTGGAAGTTTAGGAAGCGATGAAAACTCTGGAAGAATAGAAGGGAAATTTGCAAATCAAACTTGGTCAGATATGAATCAGGCTAATGATTACTCTTACAATGCCACCCAGAATGATTTTGCTGTTTGGAATAGAGTAACATTATATTTAAACGGAAAATTAATAAGCGGAATAGAGCCTTCAGGAGATATCAATCAAGCTCCAATTGCAGTAATTTCAGCAACACCTATATCTGGGAACGAACCGTTATCGGTTACTTTAGATGCTACAGGTTCTTCAGATCCAGAAGGAGATGTACTAACTTATGAATGGGATTTAGGAAATGGAGTCACAGCTACAGATGCAATTTTCACGTACGAGTTTACTCAAAGTGGAGCATATGAAGTTACGTTAAGAGTTAGTGACGGAACTTCAACAAGTGTAGCTAAAGAAACAATTACTGTTAATTCTACAGAAGTGGTAGCAAGTTTCACAGCAGATCAATTACAAGGAGTTGCTCCTTTAACTGTGAATTTTGACGCTTCGGCTTCATCAGATCCAACAGGAAATTCTCTTACATATACTTGGGATTTTGGAGATACTACAACAGCAACGGGAATTATAGTTGCTAAAACTTATGATACACCAGGTGATTATTTGGTAACATTAACAGTAGATAATGGTATTGTTTCGCCTGTGTCTATCAGTAAAACTATTAAAGTTACAGAAGAGGTTACAAATGCTTCATTAATGGTAGAATATACAGATGGAGGAAGAGCGAATGCTTCAGATAATATGGTAAATCCACATTTACGAATTGTCAATAATGGAGATCAGGCTGTAGATTTAAGTATGCTTACTGTTCGTTACTGGTTTACTTCTGAAGATAATAACAATTTAAATTTCTGGTGTGATTGGGCACAATTAGGAAGTTCATTTGTAAATGGAACTTTTGGAGTAGCAAATGGAATGGATTATTTAGAATTATCATTTGAAACTTCAGCGGGTAGTATTGCTTCTTCAGGAAATACAGGTCCAATTCAAGCAAGATTTTCTAAGACGAATTGGTCTCCTTTCAACGAACTTAATGATTATTCATATGATGCTACTGCAACAAGTTATAGTGCCAATGATAAAATAACACTTTATTCAAATGGAACTTTAGTTTGGGGAACAGAGCCAACTTCTGCAATTACAGCTCAATCGAATGAAGATATTATGTTATCTAAAGCAACATTATATCCAAATCCAGCTGTGGATCAAGTAACGATCAAAATGGATGAAAATTTAAATGATTTAACTATTAAAATTTTAAATCTAAGCGGATTACCAGTTGTAAATAGTTCATCGAAAAACCTTAGAGTAGATGGGCTTGCTGATGGTTTATACATTGTAGAAATTACTAACCCTAAAACACAAAGAATAGTTAGAAAAAGATTGATTATTAAGCGTTAA